Genomic window (Prosthecobacter vanneervenii):
GGGCAAGCTGGTGCGTGAAATCCAGGTGGCGGCCAAGCTGGGTGGGCCGCACCCCGAGTACAACGCCCGTCTGGCCGCTGCGGTGGCCAATGCCAAGAAGCAGAGCGTGACACGGGACACCATCGAGCGCGCCATCGCCAAGGGCTCGGGCACCGGGCCGGATGCCGTGCAGTATGAGACGACGGTTTATGAAGGATTCACCCCGCACCGCGTGCCGGTGGTGGTGGAATGCCTGACGGACAACAACAACCGCACCTCCTCGGAAATCCGCGTGCTCTTCCGCGCTGGCAGCATGGGCAAGGTGCAGTGGATGTTTGACCACGTGGGCATGGTCGAGGCGCATCACGCGGACAAGACTTTGGACATCGAAGTGGCCGCGCTGGAGGCCGAGGCGGAGAATGTGGAGCCTATGGAAGTCGAGGACGAGGAAGCCGCAGGCCACATCGGTGCGCGTTTCTTCACCCAGACGACGACGCTGGACGCCGTGACGAAGGCCCTCAAAGCCGCTGGCTGGCAGGTGACCACCTCCGAAATGAGCTACGTGCCCAAGGAGTACCCCGAAGTGACCGACGAGCAGCGCGATGAGATCACGAGCTTCCTGCAGGCGCTGGACGGGCATGATGATGTGCACCGGGTTTACGCAGCGCTGAAATGATGACCCCCGAATGTCAAAGCCCGAAGTTCGCATGGGGGCGGTATCGGCTCCTTCCGCGCGCTTTTAGGGCTTCGTCATTCTGGGTTCTGCCCGCCGTGCTCCTGCTCTGCGGATGCGACAAAAAAAAGACTGCGCCCGCGCCCAAGACGGAGAC
Coding sequences:
- a CDS encoding YebC/PmpR family DNA-binding transcriptional regulator, whose product is MGAQWKQKWREMAADQKGKITGKLVREIQVAAKLGGPHPEYNARLAAAVANAKKQSVTRDTIERAIAKGSGTGPDAVQYETTVYEGFTPHRVPVVVECLTDNNNRTSSEIRVLFRAGSMGKVQWMFDHVGMVEAHHADKTLDIEVAALEAEAENVEPMEVEDEEAAGHIGARFFTQTTTLDAVTKALKAAGWQVTTSEMSYVPKEYPEVTDEQRDEITSFLQALDGHDDVHRVYAALK